A single Triticum dicoccoides isolate Atlit2015 ecotype Zavitan chromosome 2A, WEW_v2.0, whole genome shotgun sequence DNA region contains:
- the LOC119355350 gene encoding PLAT domain-containing protein 3-like, translated as MKLSCLLLVSFFAAAYASSERAIAVAGAGGLLSDPEQQCVYTVYVRTGSIWKGGTDSAIGVTLLGSDGTGVRIADLEQWGGMMGAGHDYYERGNLDIFSGRGPCMERAPCWANVTSDGAGAHHGWYCNYVEVTATGPHMGCAQQLFTVEQWLATDASPYRLYAAVDNCGDKQAAAKGHEARAAAL; from the exons ATGAAGCTCTCCTGCCTTCTCCTCGTCTCCTTCTTTGCCGCG GCGTACGCGTCGTCGGAGAGAGCGATCGCGGTCGCGGGCGCCGGCGGCCTCTTATCGGACCCGGAGCAGCAGTGCGTGTACACGGTGTACGTGCGGACGGGCTCGATCTGGAAGGGCGGGACGGACTCGGCGATCGGCGTGACCCTGCTGGGCTCGGACGGCACGGGCGTCCGGATCGCCGACCTGGAGCAGTGGGGCGGGATGATGGGCGCCGGCCACGACTACTACGAGCGCGGCAACCTCGACATCTTCAGCGGCCGCGGGCCCTGCATGGAGCGTGCGCCGTGCTGGGCGAACGTCACCTCCGATGGCGCCGGCGCGCACCACGGCTGGTACTGCAACTACGTCGAGGTCACGGCCACGGGGCCCCACATGGGCTGCGCGCAGCAGCTCTTCACCGTCGAGCAGTGGCTCGCTACCGACGCCTCGCCCTACCGCCTCTACGCCGCCGTCGACAACTGCGGCGACAAGCAGGCAGCTGCCAAGGGCCACGAGGCCAGGGCCGCCGCTCTGTGA